In a genomic window of Phalacrocorax aristotelis chromosome 8, bGulAri2.1, whole genome shotgun sequence:
- the HNRNPH1 gene encoding heterogeneous nuclear ribonucleoprotein H isoform X31 encodes MDPCHTEETEGEIPGLATTETEAEPNLTPNVMLNTESSEGYVVKVRGLPWSCSTEEVQRFFSDCKILNGALGIRFIYTREGRPSGEAFAELESEEDVKLALKKDRETMGHRYVEVFKSNNVEMDWVLKHTGPNSPDTANDGFVRLRGLPFGCSKEEIVQFFSGLEIVPNGITLPVDFQGRSTGEAFVQFASQEIAEKALKKHKERIGHRYIEIFKSSRAEVRTHYDPPRKLLAMQRPGPYDRPGLTRGYNSLGRGSSLERMRRGAYGGGYGGYDDYNGYNDGYGFGSDRFGRGMSDHRYGDGGSTFQSTTGHCVHMRGLPYRATENDIYNFFSPLNPVRVHIEIGPDGRVTGEADVEFATHEDAVAAMSKDKANMQHRYVELFLNSTAGGSGGAYGSQMMGAMGSQSSYGGPANQQLSGGYGGGYGGQSSMSGYVLGTVDGVYEVAQQGQALGE; translated from the exons CAACCACAGAAACTGAGGCGGAGCCAAACCTCACCCCCAATGTGATGCTCAACACGGAGAGCAGTGAGGGATATGTGGTGAAAGTCAGGGGGCTCCCTTGGTCCTGCTCCACTGAGGAGGTGCAGAGGTTTTTCTCCG attgCAAAATTCTGAATGGGGCTTTGGGTATCCGTTTCATCTACACCAGGGAGGGCAGACCAAGCGGAGAAGCATTTGCTGAACTTGAATCAGAGGAGGATGTGAAATTGGCTCtcaaaaaagacagagaaacaaTGGGACACAGATATGTTGAAG TTTTCAAGTCAAACAACGTTGAAATGGATTGGGTTCTGAAGCATACTGGTCCCAACAGCCCTGATACGGCTAATGATGGTTTTGTACGTCTTAGAGGACTCCCATTTGGCTGTAGTAAAGAAGAAATTGTACAGTTTTTTTCAG GGTTGGAAATCGTGCCAAATGGGATAACATTGCCGGTGGACTTCCAGGGGAGGAGTACGGGGGAGGCCTTCGTGCAGTTTGCTTCACAGGAAATAGCTGAAAAGGCTCTAAAGAAACACAAGGAAAGAATAGGGCACAG GTACATTGAGATCTTCAAGAGTAGTCGAGCGGAAGTGCGCACTCACTACGACCCTCCACGCAAGCTGCTGGCAATGCAGAGACCTGGTCCTTACGACAGACCCGGTCTTACGCGGGGATATAACAGTCTTGGTAGAGGAAGTAGCTTGGAAAGAATGAGGCGTGGAGCTTACGGAGGAG GTTATGGAGGTTATGATGACTACAATGGGTATAATGATGGCTATGGTTTTGGTTCTGATAGATTTGGAAGAG GAATGTCGGACCACAGATACGGCGACGGGGGATCCACCTTCCAGAGCACGACCGGCCACTGCGTCCACATGAGAGGTCTGCCTTACAGAGCTACGGAGAACGACATCTATAAC TTCTTCTCACCTCTGAACCCTGTAAGAGTACACATCGAAATCGGACCTGATGGCCGAGTAACTGGAGAGGCAGACGTTGAATTCGCTACTCATGAGGATGCAGTGGCCGCTATGTCCAAAGACAAAGCAAATATGC aacaCAGATATGTAGAGCTCTTCCTGAATTCTACAGCAGGAGGAAGTGGTGGTGCCTATGGCAGTCAGATGATGGGAGCAATGG GAAGCCAATCCAGTTATGGAGGCCCAGCTAACCAGCAGCTGAGCGGGGGTTACGGAGGAGGATATGGTGGTCAAAGCAGCATGAGTGGATATG TATTGGGCACAGTAGATGGTGTTTACGAGGTGGCCCAGCAAGGACAGGCGTTGGGGGAGTGA
- the HNRNPH1 gene encoding heterogeneous nuclear ribonucleoprotein H isoform X27 has translation MDPCHTEETEGEIPGLATTETEAEPNLTPNVMLNTESSEGYVVKVRGLPWSCSTEEVQRFFSDCKILNGALGIRFIYTREGRPSGEAFAELESEEDVKLALKKDRETMGHRYVEVFKSNNVEMDWVLKHTGPNSPDTANDGFVRLRGLPFGCSKEEIVQFFSGLEIVPNGITLPVDFQGRSTGEAFVQFASQEIAEKALKKHKERIGHRYIEIFKSSRAEVRTHYDPPRKLLAMQRPGPYDRPGLTRGYNSLGRGSSLERMRRGAYGGGYGGYDDYNGYNDGYGFGSDRFGREWTLFSAGMSDHRYGDGGSTFQSTTGHCVHMRGLPYRATENDIYNFFSPLNPVRVHIEIGPDGRVTGEADVEFATHEDAVAAMSKDKANMQHRYVELFLNSTAGGSGGAYGSQMMGAMGSQSSYGGPANQQLSGGYGGGYGGQSSMSGYVLGTVDGVYEVAQQGQALGE, from the exons CAACCACAGAAACTGAGGCGGAGCCAAACCTCACCCCCAATGTGATGCTCAACACGGAGAGCAGTGAGGGATATGTGGTGAAAGTCAGGGGGCTCCCTTGGTCCTGCTCCACTGAGGAGGTGCAGAGGTTTTTCTCCG attgCAAAATTCTGAATGGGGCTTTGGGTATCCGTTTCATCTACACCAGGGAGGGCAGACCAAGCGGAGAAGCATTTGCTGAACTTGAATCAGAGGAGGATGTGAAATTGGCTCtcaaaaaagacagagaaacaaTGGGACACAGATATGTTGAAG TTTTCAAGTCAAACAACGTTGAAATGGATTGGGTTCTGAAGCATACTGGTCCCAACAGCCCTGATACGGCTAATGATGGTTTTGTACGTCTTAGAGGACTCCCATTTGGCTGTAGTAAAGAAGAAATTGTACAGTTTTTTTCAG GGTTGGAAATCGTGCCAAATGGGATAACATTGCCGGTGGACTTCCAGGGGAGGAGTACGGGGGAGGCCTTCGTGCAGTTTGCTTCACAGGAAATAGCTGAAAAGGCTCTAAAGAAACACAAGGAAAGAATAGGGCACAG GTACATTGAGATCTTCAAGAGTAGTCGAGCGGAAGTGCGCACTCACTACGACCCTCCACGCAAGCTGCTGGCAATGCAGAGACCTGGTCCTTACGACAGACCCGGTCTTACGCGGGGATATAACAGTCTTGGTAGAGGAAGTAGCTTGGAAAGAATGAGGCGTGGAGCTTACGGAGGAG GTTATGGAGGTTATGATGACTACAATGGGTATAATGATGGCTATGGTTTTGGTTCTGATAGATTTGGAAGAG AATGGACTCTTTTCTCTGCAGGAATGTCGGACCACAGATACGGCGACGGGGGATCCACCTTCCAGAGCACGACCGGCCACTGCGTCCACATGAGAGGTCTGCCTTACAGAGCTACGGAGAACGACATCTATAAC TTCTTCTCACCTCTGAACCCTGTAAGAGTACACATCGAAATCGGACCTGATGGCCGAGTAACTGGAGAGGCAGACGTTGAATTCGCTACTCATGAGGATGCAGTGGCCGCTATGTCCAAAGACAAAGCAAATATGC aacaCAGATATGTAGAGCTCTTCCTGAATTCTACAGCAGGAGGAAGTGGTGGTGCCTATGGCAGTCAGATGATGGGAGCAATGG GAAGCCAATCCAGTTATGGAGGCCCAGCTAACCAGCAGCTGAGCGGGGGTTACGGAGGAGGATATGGTGGTCAAAGCAGCATGAGTGGATATG TATTGGGCACAGTAGATGGTGTTTACGAGGTGGCCCAGCAAGGACAGGCGTTGGGGGAGTGA
- the HNRNPH1 gene encoding heterogeneous nuclear ribonucleoprotein H isoform X16, which yields MDPCHTEETEGEIPGLATTETEAEPNLTPNVMLNTESSEGYVVKVRGLPWSCSTEEVQRFFSDCKILNGALGIRFIYTREGRPSGEAFAELESEEDVKLALKKDRETMGHRYVEVFKSNNVEMDWVLKHTGPNSPDTANDGFVRLRGLPFGCSKEEIVQFFSGLEIVPNGITLPVDFQGRSTGEAFVQFASQEIAEKALKKHKERIGHRYIEIFKSSRAEVRTHYDPPRKLLAMQRPGPYDRPGLTRGYNSLGRGSSLERMRRGAYGGGYGGYDDYNGYNDGYGFGSDRFGREWTLFSAGMSDHRYGDGGSTFQSTTGHCVHMRGLPYRATENDIYNFFSPLNPVRVHIEIGPDGRVTGEADVEFATHEDAVAAMSKDKANMQHRYVELFLNSTAGGSGGAYGSQMMGAMVKESEGVVQDWNTSTLPGSQSSYGGPANQQLSGGYGGGYGGQSSMSGYVLGTVDGVYEVAQQGQALGE from the exons CAACCACAGAAACTGAGGCGGAGCCAAACCTCACCCCCAATGTGATGCTCAACACGGAGAGCAGTGAGGGATATGTGGTGAAAGTCAGGGGGCTCCCTTGGTCCTGCTCCACTGAGGAGGTGCAGAGGTTTTTCTCCG attgCAAAATTCTGAATGGGGCTTTGGGTATCCGTTTCATCTACACCAGGGAGGGCAGACCAAGCGGAGAAGCATTTGCTGAACTTGAATCAGAGGAGGATGTGAAATTGGCTCtcaaaaaagacagagaaacaaTGGGACACAGATATGTTGAAG TTTTCAAGTCAAACAACGTTGAAATGGATTGGGTTCTGAAGCATACTGGTCCCAACAGCCCTGATACGGCTAATGATGGTTTTGTACGTCTTAGAGGACTCCCATTTGGCTGTAGTAAAGAAGAAATTGTACAGTTTTTTTCAG GGTTGGAAATCGTGCCAAATGGGATAACATTGCCGGTGGACTTCCAGGGGAGGAGTACGGGGGAGGCCTTCGTGCAGTTTGCTTCACAGGAAATAGCTGAAAAGGCTCTAAAGAAACACAAGGAAAGAATAGGGCACAG GTACATTGAGATCTTCAAGAGTAGTCGAGCGGAAGTGCGCACTCACTACGACCCTCCACGCAAGCTGCTGGCAATGCAGAGACCTGGTCCTTACGACAGACCCGGTCTTACGCGGGGATATAACAGTCTTGGTAGAGGAAGTAGCTTGGAAAGAATGAGGCGTGGAGCTTACGGAGGAG GTTATGGAGGTTATGATGACTACAATGGGTATAATGATGGCTATGGTTTTGGTTCTGATAGATTTGGAAGAG AATGGACTCTTTTCTCTGCAGGAATGTCGGACCACAGATACGGCGACGGGGGATCCACCTTCCAGAGCACGACCGGCCACTGCGTCCACATGAGAGGTCTGCCTTACAGAGCTACGGAGAACGACATCTATAAC TTCTTCTCACCTCTGAACCCTGTAAGAGTACACATCGAAATCGGACCTGATGGCCGAGTAACTGGAGAGGCAGACGTTGAATTCGCTACTCATGAGGATGCAGTGGCCGCTATGTCCAAAGACAAAGCAAATATGC aacaCAGATATGTAGAGCTCTTCCTGAATTCTACAGCAGGAGGAAGTGGTGGTGCCTATGGCAGTCAGATGATGGGAGCAATGG TCAAGGAATCGGAAGGGGTAGTCCAAGATTGGAACACTAGCACATTGCCAG GAAGCCAATCCAGTTATGGAGGCCCAGCTAACCAGCAGCTGAGCGGGGGTTACGGAGGAGGATATGGTGGTCAAAGCAGCATGAGTGGATATG TATTGGGCACAGTAGATGGTGTTTACGAGGTGGCCCAGCAAGGACAGGCGTTGGGGGAGTGA